The proteins below come from a single Roseiflexus sp. RS-1 genomic window:
- a CDS encoding universal stress protein has product MTDQRSAPVRILVCISEEAQSQAVIRYAARVGVELGAELLALHVEPPGAATRRPARAAQQLERNLRLARDLGAHVTVIDSHRVVDSILRYAHEHGVQRIIVGKPRPRTWRHWISGDIVTRLLRDTDIPIEVAPLSSGAPRETKRGEEA; this is encoded by the coding sequence GTGACCGATCAACGTTCCGCGCCGGTGCGCATTCTGGTGTGCATCAGCGAAGAAGCGCAATCGCAGGCGGTTATCCGGTACGCAGCGCGCGTAGGGGTAGAACTTGGCGCCGAATTGCTGGCACTGCATGTTGAGCCGCCGGGGGCTGCCACACGACGTCCGGCGCGCGCTGCGCAGCAACTGGAGCGTAACCTGCGCCTGGCGCGCGACCTGGGAGCGCACGTCACCGTCATCGATAGTCACCGTGTCGTCGACTCGATCCTCCGCTATGCCCACGAGCATGGCGTACAGCGCATCATCGTCGGCAAACCGCGCCCACGCACCTGGCGGCACTGGATCAGCGGCGACATCGTCACCCGGCTGCTCCGCGACACCGATATTCCGATCGAGGTTGCGCCGCTAAGCAGCGGCGCGCCACGCGAAACGAAGCGGGGGGAGGAGGCATGA
- a CDS encoding cation-translocating P-type ATPase, with protein MSDHSLDQLAAMSPLEVCAALQTAPHGIDEAEARKRRERYGPNAIADTLPVSTFRRLATSFVNWISLILLIAGLLAFLSDTPVIGWVILVVALLNGIFTAWQEYLAERAIAALRQLLPATAYVRRAGQVRQIPTTDVVPGDILPLKPGTVVVADGYLISSEGLRVKQTALTGNAAPVTKVAGAMPDPTLALVERPNILLAGTVVFEGQGSLVAIHTGMQTLLGTIAESTAALRAEPSPLGQALNTLAATITRVAIVAGLGAFLLTVFGQQFTIQAGIIFAIGMIVAFVPEGLLPTVTLALALARRRLARYGVLVRRLAGVESLSSATVLCADRVETLTSTTLTVSAIWAGGRVYTTTGSDYRPEGAFLYERALVRVASEPDLTAVLRAAVLCNNSRLMPPDASHPDWYIVGDPLEGALLATAARGGIDEASLGHRIVRLQSFPYEPRRQLGSVVVAIERDGKRELSAYVRGTGRAVLSICVRIQYHGVVRDLDDAMRQEIEDAIDEYARKGQRVVAFATRSVEEPLEGIMWRARDIEHDLTFLGFATLQEPPQPEVVQLIEGCRKAGIRVIIVTGAYGLTAEAIARRVGLIDAPHVQIVTGADLDAMSSANLGLILAPLEDVIFAQLDATHKRRIVEALQQRGEIVAFLGDSINDAPALRQAEIGVVVSASGTAVALAAADIVLNAQHPAGLLLAIEEGRAIFANIQKLAAYIFAHNVAEAAVIVVSVIIGAPLPLTVLQVLAIDVGTELLPSVALSTEPPEPGILEQPPRPRTAPLLDRETLLRTFAMLGMLEGALALLAFFTVYWSAGWRPGMPMESSGEIYAQATTLTYMAIVMAQVGVAFASRTRRSSVFRIGLFTNRALVVGTLLSVVLMLALVYIEPLATLFNFVPPQPEHWVMLACFPVIMLFADEIFKWWRRRYQAVQFAF; from the coding sequence GTGTCGGACCACTCGCTGGATCAGCTTGCGGCAATGTCGCCGCTTGAGGTCTGCGCTGCGTTGCAGACCGCTCCCCATGGCATTGACGAAGCGGAGGCGCGCAAACGCCGTGAACGCTACGGTCCGAATGCGATTGCCGACACGCTGCCGGTTTCCACGTTTCGCCGTCTGGCGACCTCGTTCGTCAACTGGATCTCGTTGATCCTGCTGATCGCCGGGTTGCTGGCATTCCTCAGCGACACACCCGTGATCGGGTGGGTCATCCTCGTGGTTGCACTCCTCAACGGCATCTTCACAGCATGGCAGGAATATCTGGCTGAACGCGCTATCGCTGCACTCCGCCAGTTATTACCCGCAACCGCGTATGTGCGCCGTGCCGGGCAGGTACGCCAGATTCCAACGACGGATGTTGTCCCCGGCGATATTCTGCCGTTGAAGCCGGGAACGGTGGTTGTTGCCGACGGCTACCTGATCTCCAGCGAGGGGTTGCGGGTCAAGCAAACGGCATTGACCGGCAACGCGGCGCCGGTAACCAAGGTGGCCGGAGCGATGCCCGATCCGACGCTGGCGCTGGTGGAACGACCCAACATTCTGCTGGCGGGAACGGTCGTGTTCGAGGGGCAGGGCAGCCTGGTCGCCATTCATACCGGCATGCAAACTCTGCTCGGCACTATCGCGGAAAGCACGGCGGCGCTCCGCGCAGAGCCAAGCCCGCTGGGGCAGGCGTTGAACACGCTGGCTGCCACCATCACTCGCGTGGCGATTGTCGCCGGTCTTGGCGCCTTCCTGCTGACCGTTTTCGGGCAACAATTCACCATTCAAGCCGGCATCATCTTCGCTATTGGAATGATCGTCGCCTTCGTGCCGGAAGGATTGCTGCCGACGGTTACCCTGGCGCTGGCGCTGGCGCGCCGCCGCCTGGCGCGGTATGGGGTGCTGGTTCGACGACTGGCGGGCGTCGAAAGTTTGAGTTCGGCGACCGTGCTGTGCGCCGATCGCGTCGAGACGTTGACCAGCACAACCCTCACGGTCAGCGCTATCTGGGCTGGCGGGCGCGTCTACACGACAACCGGCAGCGACTACCGTCCAGAAGGCGCATTTCTGTACGAACGCGCTCTGGTACGGGTCGCATCCGAACCCGACCTGACCGCAGTTCTGCGCGCTGCGGTACTGTGCAACAACTCGCGTCTGATGCCGCCCGACGCAAGCCACCCCGACTGGTACATCGTCGGTGATCCGCTGGAAGGGGCGCTGCTGGCGACTGCGGCGCGCGGTGGCATCGATGAAGCATCACTCGGTCACCGCATCGTTCGTCTGCAGAGTTTCCCTTACGAACCGCGCCGGCAACTTGGCAGCGTGGTGGTTGCCATCGAACGCGATGGGAAACGCGAACTATCAGCGTATGTGCGCGGAACAGGTCGCGCCGTGCTTTCAATCTGCGTCCGCATCCAGTATCACGGTGTCGTTCGCGACCTGGACGACGCGATGAGGCAGGAGATCGAGGACGCCATCGATGAGTATGCCCGCAAGGGTCAGCGGGTCGTCGCTTTTGCCACACGCTCCGTCGAAGAGCCGCTCGAAGGGATCATGTGGCGCGCGCGAGATATTGAACACGATCTCACCTTTCTCGGATTTGCCACGCTCCAGGAGCCGCCGCAACCAGAAGTGGTGCAACTGATCGAGGGATGTCGCAAGGCTGGCATTCGCGTCATCATCGTGACCGGCGCATATGGACTGACCGCTGAAGCAATTGCGCGGCGAGTGGGGCTGATCGATGCGCCGCACGTCCAGATCGTCACCGGTGCGGATCTCGATGCCATGAGCAGCGCCAACCTCGGATTGATCCTCGCACCGCTGGAAGATGTCATTTTTGCGCAACTGGACGCAACACACAAGCGGCGAATCGTCGAAGCGCTGCAGCAACGCGGCGAAATCGTCGCTTTTTTAGGCGACAGCATCAATGATGCACCCGCACTGCGACAGGCGGAAATCGGCGTGGTTGTCAGCGCGTCGGGAACGGCGGTCGCCCTGGCTGCCGCTGATATTGTGCTCAACGCGCAACACCCTGCCGGTCTGCTGCTGGCCATCGAAGAAGGACGCGCCATTTTCGCCAATATCCAGAAACTCGCCGCTTACATTTTTGCGCACAATGTCGCCGAAGCCGCCGTCATCGTCGTGAGCGTCATTATCGGCGCCCCGCTGCCGCTGACCGTGCTCCAGGTGCTGGCGATCGATGTCGGCACCGAACTGCTGCCGTCGGTCGCCTTAAGCACCGAACCACCCGAACCGGGCATCCTGGAGCAACCACCCCGCCCACGCACCGCGCCGCTCCTTGACCGTGAGACATTGCTGCGCACATTTGCAATGCTCGGCATGCTGGAAGGCGCACTGGCGTTACTGGCGTTTTTCACCGTGTACTGGAGCGCCGGATGGCGACCCGGCATGCCGATGGAGAGCAGCGGCGAGATCTATGCCCAGGCGACAACCCTGACCTACATGGCGATCGTGATGGCGCAGGTGGGTGTGGCATTCGCCAGCCGGACGCGCCGGAGTTCAGTCTTCCGGATCGGTCTGTTCACAAACCGGGCGCTGGTGGTTGGAACATTGCTCTCGGTGGTCTTGATGCTGGCGCTGGTCTATATCGAACCTCTGGCGACGCTGTTCAACTTCGTGCCGCCGCAACCGGAGCATTGGGTAATGCTGGCATGCTTCCCGGTGATTATGCTGTTTGCCGACGAAATCTTCAAATGGTGGCGACGCCGCTATCAGGCGGTGCAGTTTGCATTTTGA